A section of the Neisseria dumasiana genome encodes:
- the glgB gene encoding 1,4-alpha-glucan branching protein GlgB, producing MSLHPITELAAGLGIASGYHDIDGVYRPASGRVLEKLAARLQKDVPAGGFDDVAALHEGVRGAVGLPPDYAGADEVSLVDEAGKTQQAEWSLGENGNRPAVFLSVPQSGYYRLTVGKGRLKHRVWLVVAPEQAYRPQPLSDGMRMNGLTIQLYSLRSAHNWGIGDYSDLARMMAFAGGQGVDFIGINPLHALFTARPDYASPYSPSSRVWLNALYLDAAKVIETMPFAARARAWLESGHTRARIAAVRETETVDYAAVWALKKEALLLVFEAFENERGPSAKPFQTAFEQFAAEKGEGLYGFALFEALDNHYARRDGTEVGWTAWPSEFHDPHAEAVQAFARAHEGEIRFYMWLQWLCAQQLEAANDAARAHGVPLGVYGDLAVGAARGSADTWLARQQYCMDMSIGAPPDPLGPAGQNWNLPPYHPLVMKRTGCRSFIEVLRANMRWYGVLRIDHVMSLCRLWWVLGSETADQGAYVHYPQEVLFAVTALESHRCRCVVIGEDLGTVPQDTRRLLDRYRIFSYKVMYFSRHDYAFEHPEFYPQQALAVISTHDVAPLAGWWAGRDVQTMYALGTLVGEHAFQTASAQRSRDKEDLLNALKYTRCLPFDYRPSETADHVLTNAVHRFGAESRSLLYAVQIENLLGMTENFNVPGVAGGYPNWARKLPLPVEAFVNHPFIVQQLAMLNEVRMRKNSLRAPYPPPDQTERDTIDSLFYATHGNPFAYLGRHPLPGGGETVRCLMPDALSVDIVARDGGRLLTATEKLDDRGFFAAVLPPDAPDYALSVQYSAEGPSETVEDPYRYGSHLQATDEWLLAEGTHLRPYEALGAHCVEIDGVRGVNFAVWAPNARRVSVIGTFNRWDGRRHVMRRHAESGIWEIFIPAVPFNALYKFEIRGSDGRVYQKADPYAFAAELRPTTASVVRGLPDKMPEPAFRARANAIDSPIAIYEVHLGSWRRNLENHFWLTYEELAEELVGYVKGMGFTHIELLPLSEYPFDGSWGYQATGLYAPTSRFGSPQQLQALVSAAHNAGICVILDWVVGHFPADEHGLGRFDGTPLYEHADPREGYHQDWNTLIYNFGRAEVKNFLQGNALYWIERFGFDGLRVDAVASMIYRDYSRKEGEWIPNRYGGRENLEAIAFLRDTNTMLQQYAPAVAEMAEESTSFAGVTRAEGLNFHYKWNMGWMNDTLRYMREDPINRKYHHNLMTFGMMYQYSENFILPLSHDEVVHGKGSLLAKMPGDCWQKFANLRAYYGFMYAHPGKKLLFMGNEFAQGREWNYNEPLDWFLLEEQHGGLWHKGVQDFVRDLNHTYRSHAPLYQLDQWPKGFEWLVADDGNHSVFAFERRDRNGNRLIAVSNFTPVVRHHYRIGVNAAGVYREILNSDGLQYQGSGVSCGAQTATQAVESHGKAQSLELTLPPLATVWLYLAADSKPAGRK from the coding sequence ATGAGCCTACATCCGATTACAGAGCTTGCGGCAGGTTTGGGTATTGCCTCCGGCTATCACGATATCGACGGCGTTTACCGTCCGGCAAGCGGGCGGGTGCTGGAAAAGCTGGCGGCACGCTTGCAGAAAGACGTGCCTGCCGGCGGGTTTGACGATGTGGCGGCGTTGCACGAAGGTGTGCGCGGTGCGGTCGGTTTGCCGCCGGATTATGCCGGTGCAGACGAGGTATCGCTGGTTGACGAAGCAGGCAAAACGCAGCAGGCGGAGTGGTCGTTGGGAGAAAACGGCAACCGGCCTGCTGTTTTTTTATCCGTGCCTCAAAGCGGTTATTACCGGCTGACGGTGGGGAAAGGCCGTCTGAAACACCGCGTGTGGCTGGTGGTTGCGCCCGAACAGGCATACCGCCCGCAGCCGCTTTCAGACGGCATGCGGATGAACGGCTTGACGATACAGCTATACAGCCTGCGCTCGGCGCACAACTGGGGCATAGGCGATTATTCGGATTTGGCTCGCATGATGGCGTTTGCGGGCGGGCAGGGCGTAGATTTTATCGGTATTAATCCGCTGCACGCGCTGTTTACCGCGAGGCCGGATTATGCCAGCCCGTACAGCCCTTCTTCGCGCGTGTGGCTGAATGCTCTGTATTTGGATGCGGCAAAGGTAATCGAAACCATGCCGTTTGCGGCGCGGGCGCGGGCATGGCTGGAGAGCGGGCATACCCGGGCAAGAATAGCGGCGGTGCGCGAAACCGAAACGGTGGATTATGCGGCGGTATGGGCGTTGAAAAAAGAAGCCCTGCTGTTGGTGTTCGAAGCGTTTGAAAACGAGCGCGGCCCTTCGGCAAAACCTTTTCAGACGGCCTTTGAGCAGTTTGCGGCAGAAAAAGGCGAAGGGCTGTACGGTTTTGCGCTGTTTGAAGCTTTAGACAACCATTATGCCCGCCGGGACGGCACAGAAGTAGGGTGGACGGCGTGGCCGTCTGAATTTCACGATCCGCACGCAGAGGCCGTACAGGCGTTTGCTCGGGCGCATGAAGGCGAAATCCGTTTTTATATGTGGCTGCAATGGTTGTGCGCACAGCAGCTTGAGGCCGCGAACGATGCCGCACGGGCGCACGGCGTGCCGCTCGGCGTGTATGGCGATTTGGCGGTGGGTGCGGCGCGGGGCAGCGCAGACACTTGGTTGGCACGTCAGCAATATTGCATGGATATGTCGATAGGCGCGCCGCCCGACCCGCTAGGCCCTGCGGGGCAAAACTGGAACTTGCCGCCCTATCATCCGCTGGTGATGAAGCGCACCGGCTGCCGCAGTTTTATCGAAGTATTGCGCGCCAATATGCGTTGGTACGGCGTGCTGCGCATCGATCATGTGATGTCGCTGTGCCGCCTGTGGTGGGTATTGGGCAGCGAAACGGCCGATCAGGGTGCTTATGTGCATTATCCGCAGGAAGTGCTGTTTGCCGTTACCGCCTTGGAAAGCCACCGCTGCCGCTGCGTGGTAATCGGTGAAGATTTGGGCACGGTGCCTCAAGACACCCGCCGGCTGCTCGACCGCTACCGCATTTTTTCTTATAAGGTAATGTATTTTAGCCGCCACGATTATGCTTTCGAGCACCCCGAATTTTACCCGCAGCAGGCGCTTGCCGTGATCAGTACGCACGACGTGGCGCCGCTGGCTGGCTGGTGGGCGGGGCGCGATGTACAAACCATGTATGCGCTCGGCACTTTGGTTGGCGAACATGCTTTTCAGACGGCCTCGGCACAGCGCAGCCGCGATAAAGAAGACCTGCTCAATGCGCTCAAATACACCCGTTGCCTGCCTTTCGATTACAGGCCGTCTGAAACCGCCGATCATGTGCTGACGAACGCCGTTCACCGTTTCGGTGCCGAGAGCCGCAGCCTGCTTTACGCAGTGCAAATCGAAAACCTGCTGGGCATGACCGAAAACTTCAATGTGCCCGGTGTGGCGGGCGGCTATCCCAACTGGGCGCGCAAACTGCCTTTGCCGGTAGAAGCGTTTGTTAACCATCCCTTTATCGTGCAGCAACTTGCCATGCTCAACGAGGTGCGTATGAGAAAAAACAGCCTGAGGGCGCCCTATCCGCCGCCCGACCAAACCGAACGCGACACCATCGACAGCCTGTTTTACGCCACACACGGCAATCCGTTTGCGTATCTCGGTCGTCATCCGCTGCCGGGCGGGGGCGAAACGGTGCGCTGCCTGATGCCCGATGCGCTGAGTGTGGACATTGTGGCGCGTGATGGCGGCAGACTGCTGACCGCCACCGAAAAACTCGACGACAGGGGCTTTTTCGCCGCCGTGTTGCCGCCCGATGCGCCCGATTATGCCTTGAGCGTGCAATACAGTGCAGAAGGGCCGTCTGAAACCGTTGAAGACCCCTACCGCTACGGTTCGCATTTGCAGGCAACCGACGAATGGCTGCTTGCCGAAGGTACGCATTTGCGCCCGTATGAGGCTTTGGGCGCGCATTGTGTTGAAATCGACGGCGTTCGGGGCGTGAATTTTGCCGTGTGGGCGCCCAATGCCCGGCGCGTTTCGGTAATCGGCACGTTTAACCGCTGGGACGGCCGCCGCCATGTGATGCGCCGCCATGCCGAAAGCGGCATTTGGGAAATCTTTATCCCCGCCGTGCCGTTCAATGCCCTGTATAAATTCGAAATACGCGGTTCAGACGGCCGCGTTTACCAAAAAGCCGACCCCTACGCTTTCGCCGCCGAACTGCGCCCGACCACTGCTTCGGTGGTGCGCGGCCTGCCCGACAAAATGCCCGAACCCGCATTCCGCGCCCGTGCCAACGCCATCGACAGCCCGATAGCGATTTACGAAGTGCATCTCGGTTCGTGGCGGCGCAATCTGGAAAACCATTTCTGGCTCACCTACGAAGAATTGGCAGAAGAATTGGTAGGCTATGTGAAAGGCATGGGGTTTACCCATATCGAGCTGTTGCCGCTTTCCGAATACCCGTTTGACGGTTCGTGGGGCTATCAGGCCACGGGGCTGTATGCGCCGACCAGCCGCTTCGGTTCGCCGCAGCAGTTGCAGGCATTGGTTAGCGCGGCGCACAATGCGGGTATCTGCGTGATACTCGATTGGGTGGTCGGCCATTTTCCTGCCGACGAGCACGGTCTCGGCCGTTTCGACGGCACGCCGCTTTACGAACATGCCGACCCGCGCGAAGGCTACCATCAAGACTGGAACACGCTGATCTACAATTTCGGCCGTGCCGAAGTGAAAAATTTCCTGCAAGGCAATGCTTTATATTGGATTGAGCGTTTCGGTTTCGACGGGTTGCGCGTCGATGCCGTGGCTTCGATGATTTACCGCGATTATTCGCGCAAAGAGGGCGAGTGGATTCCCAACCGCTACGGCGGGCGCGAAAACTTGGAAGCCATCGCCTTTCTGCGCGACACCAACACCATGTTGCAGCAATATGCCCCTGCCGTGGCCGAAATGGCCGAAGAATCCACTTCGTTTGCCGGCGTAACCCGTGCCGAAGGGCTGAATTTCCACTACAAATGGAACATGGGCTGGATGAACGACACGTTGCGCTATATGCGGGAAGACCCGATCAACCGCAAATACCACCACAATCTGATGACCTTCGGCATGATGTACCAATACAGCGAAAACTTTATCCTGCCGCTCTCGCACGACGAAGTGGTGCACGGAAAAGGCTCGCTGCTGGCGAAAATGCCCGGCGACTGCTGGCAGAAATTTGCCAATCTGCGCGCCTATTACGGCTTTATGTATGCCCACCCCGGCAAAAAGCTGCTGTTTATGGGCAACGAATTTGCGCAAGGGCGCGAATGGAACTACAACGAGCCGCTCGATTGGTTTTTGCTCGAAGAACAACACGGCGGCCTGTGGCACAAAGGCGTGCAGGATTTTGTGCGCGACCTTAACCATACTTACCGCAGCCATGCGCCGCTTTACCAGCTCGACCAATGGCCCAAAGGTTTCGAGTGGCTGGTGGCCGACGACGGCAACCATTCGGTATTCGCGTTCGAGCGGCGCGACCGCAACGGCAACCGCCTGATTGCCGTGAGCAATTTCACACCCGTAGTGCGCCATCATTACCGCATCGGCGTGAATGCGGCAGGTGTGTACCGCGAAATACTCAATTCAGACGGCCTGCAATATCAGGGCAGCGGTGTGTCGTGCGGCGCGCAAACGGCTACGCAGGCCGTTGAATCGCACGGTAAGGCGCAGTCGCTGGAGCTGACTTTGCCGCCGCTGGCTACGGTGTGGCTGTATTTGGCAGCCGACAGTAAACCGGCTGGAAGAAAATAA
- the ushA gene encoding bifunctional UDP-sugar hydrolase/5'-nucleotidase UshA, protein MKKILLTALLLPALAHAYQSGKTYHLTILHTNDTHGRFWPNERGEYGMAAHQTLVKQIRKEVQHKGGSLLILHAGDINTGVPESDVHNARPDIEAMNAIGYEAMALGNHEFDNPLQMLGMQEKWAKFPFISANVRHKHSGKYLVKPYVMLNKKGLRIAVVGLTTEETATAANLVYTQNVSFDDTRRAASKMLNNLKRRQPDIKIALTHLGYNSDIGLAEALPQQSFDLIIGGHSHTTVCVDSEGRLKKDYRAGEACRPDFRNGTWIMQAGEWGKYLGRADFTFKDGKLSLQSYRLIPVNLKYKTETADGKTEYVLYQKEIPQDEKLAGRLKKYQDEADEKLGIEVGSVTGKLEGDRSIVRHQATNLGRLIARSQRERTGADLSVMNSGGIRDSIQAGKVTYKDILRVQPFGNLVGYVGLTGAELRGYLQTVSQMKPGSGGYPQFDNVSFQTDAEGKISNIQIGGKPLQDNQVYRLSLPDFLANGGDGYPKVADRPSYVNTGYVDADALKLYFQRHSPIDPAQFQ, encoded by the coding sequence ATGAAAAAAATCCTGCTTACCGCCCTGCTTCTGCCCGCCCTTGCCCATGCCTACCAAAGCGGCAAAACCTACCACCTGACCATACTGCACACCAACGACACCCACGGCCGCTTTTGGCCCAACGAACGCGGCGAATACGGCATGGCCGCACACCAAACGCTGGTGAAACAAATCAGAAAAGAAGTGCAGCACAAAGGCGGCTCGCTGCTCATCCTTCATGCAGGCGACATCAACACCGGCGTGCCCGAATCCGACGTTCACAACGCCCGGCCCGACATCGAAGCCATGAACGCCATCGGTTACGAAGCCATGGCTTTGGGCAACCACGAGTTCGACAACCCGCTGCAAATGCTCGGCATGCAGGAAAAATGGGCGAAGTTTCCGTTTATCTCCGCCAACGTGCGCCACAAACACAGCGGCAAATATTTGGTGAAACCTTATGTGATGCTCAACAAAAAAGGGCTGCGCATCGCCGTAGTGGGGCTGACCACCGAAGAAACCGCCACCGCCGCCAATTTGGTATATACCCAAAACGTGTCTTTCGATGACACCCGTCGCGCCGCCTCCAAAATGCTCAACAACCTCAAGCGCCGCCAACCCGACATCAAAATCGCCCTCACCCACTTGGGCTACAACAGCGACATCGGTCTGGCCGAGGCGCTGCCTCAGCAATCGTTCGACCTGATTATCGGCGGCCACAGCCACACCACCGTTTGCGTCGATTCGGAAGGCCGTCTGAAAAAAGACTACCGTGCCGGTGAAGCCTGCCGCCCCGATTTCCGCAACGGCACTTGGATTATGCAGGCAGGCGAATGGGGCAAATATTTGGGGCGCGCCGACTTTACCTTTAAAGACGGCAAACTCTCTTTGCAATCCTACCGGCTCATTCCGGTCAACCTGAAATACAAAACCGAAACGGCCGACGGCAAAACCGAATATGTGCTCTATCAAAAAGAAATCCCGCAAGACGAAAAACTGGCAGGCCGTCTGAAAAAATACCAAGACGAAGCCGATGAAAAACTCGGCATCGAAGTCGGTAGCGTAACCGGCAAACTCGAAGGCGACCGCAGCATTGTCCGCCACCAAGCCACCAATCTCGGCCGCCTGATCGCCCGTTCGCAACGCGAGCGCACCGGTGCCGATTTATCGGTTATGAACAGCGGCGGCATCCGCGATTCGATTCAGGCAGGCAAAGTCACCTATAAAGACATCTTGCGCGTACAGCCTTTCGGCAACCTTGTCGGCTATGTAGGATTAACCGGTGCCGAGCTGCGCGGCTACCTGCAAACCGTAAGCCAAATGAAACCCGGTTCAGGCGGCTATCCCCAATTTGACAATGTTTCTTTCCAAACCGATGCCGAAGGCAAAATCAGCAATATCCAAATTGGCGGCAAACCCCTGCAAGACAATCAAGTGTACCGCCTCAGCCTTCCCGATTTTCTGGCCAACGGCGGCGACGGCTACCCCAAAGTGGCCGACAGACCTTCATACGTTAACACCGGCTATGTCGATGCCGACGCATTAAAGCTCTATTTCCAACGCCATTCACCGATAGACCCCGCGCAGTTTCAATAA
- a CDS encoding lipoprotein signal peptidase, translating into MVLSDGLRPLQNPHLRRISALCAARSFAYLYDMSALAVLLRLELHPHLGVLQRSRPLLLKLRGVYR; encoded by the coding sequence GTGGTGCTTTCAGACGGCCTGAGACCTTTGCAAAACCCCCATCTGCGGCGCATTTCTGCGTTGTGCGCTGCTCGCTCGTTTGCCTATCTATATGATATGTCTGCACTCGCTGTGCTGCTACGCCTTGAACTGCATCCGCATCTGGGGGTTTTGCAAAGGTCTCGGCCTTTATTATTGAAACTGCGCGGGGTCTATCGGTGA
- the rbsD gene encoding D-ribose pyranase, whose protein sequence is MKKTGVLNAELSKLIATLGHGDMLVIGDAGLPVPHGVPCIDLAVSLGVPALRQVLDAVLLEICLEKITLAKETETHSADLWRFAHNHAENNRIQTATVSHEALKQLSQTARAVVRTGDTTPYTNIILHSGVPF, encoded by the coding sequence ATGAAAAAAACAGGTGTACTCAACGCAGAACTCTCCAAACTCATCGCCACTTTGGGGCATGGCGATATGCTGGTAATCGGTGATGCCGGCCTGCCCGTTCCCCACGGCGTTCCCTGCATCGACTTGGCCGTCAGCTTGGGCGTACCGGCGCTGCGGCAGGTATTGGATGCCGTATTGCTGGAAATCTGCTTGGAAAAAATCACGCTGGCAAAAGAAACCGAAACGCACAGCGCCGATTTATGGCGGTTTGCGCACAACCATGCAGAAAACAACCGCATTCAAACTGCAACCGTCAGCCACGAAGCACTCAAGCAGCTTTCCCAAACCGCCCGCGCCGTTGTCCGCACCGGCGATACAACGCCTTATACCAACATTATTCTTCATTCCGGAGTGCCGTTTTAA
- a CDS encoding sugar ABC transporter ATP-binding protein: protein MNQPKLLVEMRQINKSFGPVQVLRGVDFDLRAGEVHALMGENGAGKSTLMKILTGIYQAEEGRVLIDGREETIKTPVDAQKLGIAIIHQELNLLPEMTVAENFFLGREIVKHGVLQKQQMAKIVTEQLAALQANFGPDTLIKELSVGQQQLVEIARALSIDAKVIIMDEPTAALTEPEIQRLFGIVRQLAEKGVGLVYVSHRMEEIFQICQRITVLRDGISVGTKAIADTHFDDVVSMMVGRELNERFPERQSNIGEVKLAVNNLSDGLNVSGVSFEVRAGEILAFAGLIGSGRTEIANTLFGLSPLAEGEIKINGKPVQIKSPRHAIAHKIAYVTEDRKAKGLILDMSVRENSTLVHLPVKNGMVDRAHEKSYIKQAVEKLKIKVADTEEAVRRLSGGNQQKVVLAKWLMELPEILILDEPTRGVDVGGKAEIYRIINELSREGVAIIMISSELPEVLGVSDRVAVMCEGRLNGILNTKEADQEKIMALAAGGNAA from the coding sequence ATGAACCAGCCGAAATTATTGGTGGAAATGCGGCAAATCAACAAATCGTTCGGCCCCGTGCAGGTGTTGCGCGGTGTGGATTTTGATTTGCGCGCCGGAGAAGTCCATGCCCTGATGGGCGAAAACGGCGCGGGCAAATCCACCCTGATGAAAATCCTCACCGGCATTTATCAGGCCGAAGAAGGCCGGGTATTGATAGACGGCCGCGAAGAAACCATCAAAACGCCTGTCGACGCACAAAAGCTCGGCATCGCCATCATCCACCAAGAACTCAACCTGCTGCCGGAAATGACGGTTGCAGAAAACTTTTTTCTCGGGCGGGAAATCGTGAAACACGGCGTGCTGCAAAAGCAGCAAATGGCCAAAATTGTTACCGAACAGCTTGCCGCATTGCAGGCCAACTTCGGCCCCGATACTTTGATTAAAGAATTATCGGTGGGTCAGCAACAATTGGTAGAAATCGCCCGCGCGCTTTCGATTGATGCGAAAGTGATTATCATGGACGAGCCGACCGCCGCCTTAACCGAGCCTGAAATCCAACGCTTGTTCGGAATTGTGCGGCAGCTTGCCGAAAAAGGCGTCGGCTTGGTTTATGTGTCGCACCGCATGGAAGAAATTTTCCAAATCTGCCAACGCATAACCGTATTGCGCGACGGCATTTCGGTCGGCACCAAAGCGATTGCCGATACGCATTTCGACGATGTGGTCAGCATGATGGTGGGGCGCGAACTGAACGAGCGTTTTCCCGAACGCCAAAGCAACATCGGCGAAGTGAAGTTGGCAGTCAATAATCTTTCAGACGGCCTCAACGTCAGCGGCGTCAGCTTTGAAGTGCGTGCCGGAGAAATTCTGGCATTTGCCGGGCTTATCGGCTCGGGGCGCACCGAAATCGCCAACACCTTGTTCGGCTTATCCCCGCTGGCGGAAGGCGAAATCAAAATCAACGGCAAGCCCGTGCAAATCAAAAGCCCGCGCCATGCCATCGCCCATAAAATCGCTTACGTTACCGAAGACCGCAAAGCCAAAGGTTTGATTCTTGATATGAGCGTTCGCGAAAACAGCACGCTGGTGCATCTGCCCGTAAAAAACGGCATGGTTGACCGCGCCCACGAGAAAAGCTACATCAAACAAGCGGTTGAGAAGCTGAAAATCAAAGTGGCCGACACCGAAGAAGCCGTGCGCCGTCTTTCCGGCGGCAACCAGCAAAAAGTCGTGTTGGCCAAATGGCTGATGGAACTGCCGGAAATCCTGATTCTCGACGAGCCGACACGCGGCGTAGATGTGGGCGGCAAAGCCGAAATTTACCGCATCATCAACGAATTAAGCCGTGAAGGCGTAGCCATCATCATGATATCGTCGGAGCTGCCCGAAGTGCTCGGCGTATCCGACCGCGTGGCGGTGATGTGCGAAGGCCGTCTGAACGGCATTTTGAATACCAAAGAGGCTGACCAAGAAAAAATCATGGCATTGGCAGCCGGAGGAAACGCAGCATGA
- a CDS encoding ABC transporter permease has translation MKPLSIGATVKKMGPLLGLVVLSAVLSAATPNFLTSNNLFSVLRQVTYSGLLAFGMTFVILIGGIDLSVGAILALVGIITASLIQTGMDPILASCIGILLGAACGAVNGLLVSVGRIAPFIATLATMILFRGIAQEYSQSKPITINVDGFFNDIGSGYLFNTVPTPVVLMLAVYFVLWFVLKKTRFGRHVYALGGSEDVARISGLKVRSLKLWVYTLSGMLSAVAALVVTSRLSSASPNAGVMYELDAIAAVVLGGTSLSGGRGWLFGTLVGVVLLGVLSNGLNLLNVSANYQLIIKGAVILFAVLLDRKNA, from the coding sequence ATGAAACCATTGTCTATCGGCGCCACCGTCAAAAAAATGGGGCCTTTATTGGGTTTGGTGGTGTTGTCGGCCGTATTGAGTGCGGCCACACCCAACTTCCTGACTTCTAATAACTTATTCAGCGTATTGCGCCAAGTAACATACAGCGGCCTGCTGGCTTTCGGCATGACGTTTGTGATTCTGATCGGCGGCATCGATTTATCGGTCGGCGCGATTCTGGCTTTGGTCGGCATCATCACCGCCAGCCTGATTCAGACAGGCATGGATCCGATTTTGGCATCCTGCATCGGCATTCTGCTCGGCGCCGCCTGCGGTGCGGTAAACGGGCTGTTGGTGTCGGTAGGCCGCATCGCTCCCTTCATCGCCACGCTGGCCACCATGATTCTCTTCCGCGGAATCGCGCAGGAATATTCCCAATCCAAACCGATTACCATCAATGTAGACGGCTTCTTTAACGATATCGGCTCGGGCTATCTTTTCAACACCGTTCCCACGCCTGTGGTGTTGATGCTGGCCGTTTATTTCGTTTTATGGTTTGTGTTGAAAAAAACCCGTTTCGGCCGCCACGTTTACGCGCTCGGCGGCAGCGAAGACGTCGCCCGCATTTCCGGCCTGAAAGTCAGAAGCCTGAAACTTTGGGTTTACACTTTATCGGGCATGCTTTCCGCCGTGGCCGCTTTGGTCGTTACCAGCCGCCTTTCTTCCGCCAGCCCCAACGCCGGCGTGATGTACGAATTGGACGCGATTGCCGCAGTCGTATTGGGCGGAACCAGCCTGTCCGGCGGGCGCGGCTGGCTGTTCGGCACACTCGTTGGCGTGGTATTGCTCGGCGTATTGAGCAACGGCCTCAACCTGCTGAACGTATCGGCCAACTACCAACTGATTATCAAAGGCGCGGTTATTCTGTTTGCCGTTTTACTTGACCGCAAAAACGCCTGA
- the rbsB gene encoding ribose ABC transporter substrate-binding protein RbsB — MKFLRKASALLITGVLLAACGQQQADNKTAASAAATGDTVGLAISTQNNPFFVNLKEGAQAQADKLGLKLVVVDANDDSGKQAAGVDDLLQQNIKVLLINPTDSEAAAASVNRAAKAGIPVISIDRSVKGAEVASHVASDNVAGGKMAAEYIVSKLPAGGEMVELEGIPGSSAARERGEGFHQVMDAQQTIKIVAKQPADFDRTKGLTVMENILQSHPNIKAVFAHNDEMALGAVKALEAANKKDVIVVGFDATDDAQAAVKAGKMAATVAQKPAKIGELGVEAAKKVIAGETVEKSIPVELELIKQ; from the coding sequence ATGAAATTCTTACGCAAAGCCTCAGCCCTACTCATTACCGGCGTTCTGCTCGCCGCCTGCGGCCAACAACAGGCCGACAACAAAACCGCTGCTTCCGCAGCCGCAACCGGCGACACCGTAGGCTTGGCCATTTCCACCCAAAACAACCCGTTTTTCGTTAACCTGAAAGAAGGCGCACAAGCGCAAGCCGACAAACTCGGTTTGAAACTGGTGGTGGTAGATGCCAACGACGATTCGGGCAAACAAGCCGCCGGCGTGGACGATTTACTGCAGCAAAATATCAAAGTGCTGCTGATTAACCCCACCGACTCCGAAGCCGCAGCCGCTTCAGTCAACCGTGCAGCCAAAGCAGGCATTCCCGTTATTTCCATCGACCGCTCGGTGAAAGGTGCCGAAGTGGCTTCACATGTAGCGTCCGACAACGTTGCCGGCGGTAAAATGGCAGCCGAATATATCGTCAGCAAACTGCCCGCAGGCGGTGAAATGGTTGAGCTGGAAGGCATTCCCGGCTCTTCCGCCGCCCGTGAGCGCGGCGAAGGTTTCCACCAAGTGATGGACGCACAACAAACCATTAAAATCGTTGCCAAACAACCGGCCGATTTCGACCGCACCAAAGGCTTAACCGTAATGGAAAACATTCTGCAAAGCCACCCGAACATTAAAGCAGTATTTGCCCATAACGATGAAATGGCCTTAGGTGCGGTAAAAGCTTTGGAAGCAGCCAATAAAAAAGACGTTATCGTGGTCGGCTTTGATGCAACCGACGACGCCCAAGCTGCGGTTAAAGCCGGCAAAATGGCAGCAACCGTCGCCCAAAAACCGGCCAAAATCGGAGAACTGGGCGTAGAAGCTGCCAAGAAAGTGATTGCCGGAGAAACCGTGGAAAAATCCATTCCCGTGGAATTGGAGCTGATTAAGCAATAA
- a CDS encoding TonB family protein, with translation MKFKRALSSVFAFILFSAAQTGFAQDIAFHQKASEAVNPIVGNLALSIDIDASGQVNGARVVRSSGSKQIDAQAVTWIRTQHLRPVTMNGDPINFSAIKEINFSQPAAVQHAGLKR, from the coding sequence ATGAAATTCAAGCGTGCTCTCTCTTCCGTGTTTGCTTTTATCTTGTTTTCTGCCGCGCAAACCGGCTTTGCCCAAGATATTGCTTTTCATCAAAAAGCTTCCGAAGCCGTTAATCCTATTGTCGGCAACTTGGCGTTAAGCATCGATATCGATGCTTCCGGCCAAGTGAACGGTGCGCGAGTAGTGCGCAGCAGCGGTTCCAAACAGATTGATGCACAAGCGGTTACTTGGATCCGCACGCAACATTTGCGTCCGGTTACCATGAACGGCGATCCGATCAATTTCAGTGCCATTAAAGAAATTAACTTCAGCCAGCCTGCCGCCGTGCAACATGCCGGTTTAAAACGTTAA